One region of Bacillus pumilus genomic DNA includes:
- the rsmH gene encoding 16S rRNA (cytosine(1402)-N(4))-methyltransferase RsmH, translating to MFQHETVLLKETVDGLNVKEDGTYVDCTLGGAGHSSYLLSQLSEKGTLIGFDQDDAALDHAREKLADSKANILFIKSNFRYLKERLNEQGITSVDGVIFDLGVSSPQLDTPERGFSYHHDAPLDMRMDQSAALSAKKVVNEWPFEDLVRIFYKYGEEKFSKQIARKIEEARKKAPIETTGELVDIIKEGIPAPARRTGGHPAKRVFQAIRIAVNDELKVFEEALEQAIELLNPKGRISVITFHSLEDRICKSTFREMSSLPELPHGLPVIPEGLEPKLKLITRKPIVASEQELEHNNRARSAKLRIAEKK from the coding sequence ATGTTTCAACATGAGACAGTATTATTAAAAGAAACAGTTGACGGTTTAAACGTAAAAGAAGACGGTACATATGTGGACTGCACGCTAGGCGGAGCAGGTCATAGCTCATATTTACTATCTCAATTATCAGAAAAAGGAACATTGATTGGATTTGACCAAGACGATGCTGCACTGGATCATGCACGAGAGAAGCTCGCGGATTCTAAAGCGAACATTCTTTTCATAAAAAGCAACTTCCGATATTTAAAAGAACGTCTGAATGAACAAGGTATTACAAGCGTAGACGGTGTGATTTTTGACCTTGGGGTATCATCTCCTCAGCTCGACACACCAGAGAGAGGCTTTAGTTATCACCATGATGCACCTCTTGACATGCGAATGGATCAATCAGCCGCATTGTCGGCAAAAAAAGTGGTAAATGAATGGCCATTTGAAGATCTAGTTCGGATTTTCTACAAATATGGGGAAGAAAAGTTCAGCAAGCAAATCGCACGCAAAATTGAAGAAGCAAGAAAAAAAGCGCCAATTGAAACAACGGGTGAGCTTGTCGACATTATCAAAGAAGGAATTCCGGCACCTGCAAGACGAACTGGCGGACATCCAGCGAAAAGAGTGTTTCAAGCGATCCGAATTGCCGTAAATGATGAATTGAAAGTATTTGAAGAAGCGCTAGAACAAGCAATAGAGTTACTCAATCCGAAGGGGAGAATTTCTGTCATTACATTCCATTCACTTGAAGACCGGATTTGTAAAAGTACATTTAGAGAAATGTCTTCTCTTCCAGAACTTCCGCACGGACTACCAGTGATTCCAGAAGGACTTGAACCAAAGCTGAAGCTGATCACGAGAAAACCGATCGTTGCATCAGAACAAGAGCTGGAACATAACAACCGTGCCCGTTCAGCGAAGCTCCGAATTGCAGAAAAAAAGTAA
- the ftsL gene encoding cell division protein FtsL: protein MSNLAYQREMKHHQTEQQGQSVVIKRRGSITLGEKILLVMFVMALMCSSILIISKAFAVYHANIEVQKLEQQVSLESKKITELQKEKDLLSEPERIIDAAKKAGLTISKDVKKVD from the coding sequence ATGAGTAATTTGGCTTACCAAAGAGAAATGAAGCACCATCAAACAGAGCAGCAAGGCCAATCGGTTGTCATTAAAAGAAGAGGTTCTATCACACTTGGTGAAAAAATCTTACTTGTCATGTTTGTCATGGCTCTTATGTGCAGCTCGATTCTCATCATTTCTAAAGCTTTTGCTGTCTATCACGCCAATATCGAAGTGCAGAAGCTAGAACAGCAAGTATCTTTAGAATCGAAGAAGATCACTGAGCTACAAAAGGAAAAAGACTTGCTGAGTGAACCAGAAAGAATCATTGATGCCGCAAAAAAAGCAGGCTTAACTATTTCGAAAGATGTTAAGAAGGTCGATTAA
- a CDS encoding penicillin-binding protein gives MPKKNKMMNRGAAIASICFALFFFIILARFIYIQITGTVDGQVLAAKANEQYQSKKTLEAKRGSILDRNGNVIAEDTSVYKLIAVMSKKMTVDPKHPMHVVDKEKTAKELSKVIDMSESEILKRLNTKDAFQVEFGKAGKDISFSTKEKIEKLKLPGVAFEKDTKRYYPNGMFASNLIGYARLNEATKDMSGAMGLEKALNKFLKEKDGYVTYNSDRSGWALPNSKEDIVAPKDGKNVTLTIDQKIQAFLEESMTQVAKKYKPKKIIATVVDPKTGKVLAMGQRPSFNLNELDITNYNNDVISYAFEPGSTMKIFTLAAAIQEGVYQGNDKYQSGTYKVGGGLVRDHNNGNGWGKIDFHQGVLRSSNVAFAKLAKEKLGFTRYEQYLQKFHFYDKTGIDLPNEASSKINYRYEYDKASTAYGQASAITPIQQIEAATAIANGGTMMKPYVIDHITDPNTNKTILQHEPTAAGKPISSDTAKQVRDILGEVVSSKIGTGQPYQIKGFDVAGKTGTGQIGGAGGYLQGRNDYVFSFMGMAPKDDPKLLVYVAVQQPQLSETETGSAPVSQIFNPVMKNSLLYLNIAPTKTDDKKSGEQKVKQETMPSFLDLEVKQAETEVKNKHLTPVVIGDGLSIKRQWPSAGSEFSESQKVFLKTAGKTIKMPDMTGWSRREVLQYASIAGVHIETNGQGYAVKQSVKSGAEISDKVVTVTFKSPN, from the coding sequence ATGCCTAAAAAGAATAAAATGATGAACAGAGGCGCGGCAATTGCGAGTATTTGCTTCGCCCTGTTTTTCTTTATCATCCTAGCACGTTTTATCTATATTCAAATTACAGGAACGGTTGATGGACAAGTATTAGCTGCCAAGGCAAATGAACAATATCAATCGAAGAAAACACTTGAAGCAAAAAGAGGATCTATTTTAGACCGGAATGGAAATGTGATCGCTGAGGATACATCTGTGTATAAGCTCATTGCGGTCATGAGCAAGAAAATGACAGTGGACCCTAAGCATCCAATGCATGTCGTCGATAAAGAAAAGACGGCAAAAGAGCTCTCGAAAGTCATCGATATGAGTGAAAGCGAAATTTTAAAGCGTCTCAATACAAAAGATGCATTCCAAGTGGAGTTTGGTAAAGCGGGGAAGGATATTAGTTTTTCAACGAAGGAAAAAATTGAAAAGCTAAAGCTTCCAGGTGTTGCTTTTGAAAAAGACACGAAGCGATATTATCCTAACGGCATGTTTGCTTCTAACCTCATCGGTTATGCCAGATTAAATGAGGCGACAAAGGACATGTCAGGTGCAATGGGACTTGAGAAGGCACTGAACAAATTTTTAAAAGAAAAAGACGGCTATGTGACATATAACAGTGACAGAAGCGGATGGGCATTGCCGAATAGTAAAGAAGACATTGTCGCCCCGAAAGACGGGAAAAATGTCACGCTGACCATCGATCAGAAAATTCAAGCGTTTCTTGAAGAAAGTATGACGCAGGTTGCCAAAAAGTATAAGCCGAAGAAAATCATTGCCACAGTCGTTGATCCGAAAACTGGGAAGGTTCTCGCGATGGGGCAGCGGCCAAGCTTTAATTTAAATGAACTAGACATTACGAATTATAACAATGATGTGATTTCATATGCGTTTGAACCAGGTTCAACGATGAAGATCTTTACCCTCGCTGCGGCGATCCAAGAAGGGGTCTATCAAGGCAATGACAAATATCAATCTGGTACTTATAAAGTAGGCGGCGGCCTTGTGCGAGACCACAACAACGGAAATGGCTGGGGGAAAATTGACTTTCATCAAGGAGTTCTTCGCTCGTCAAATGTGGCCTTTGCAAAGCTGGCAAAAGAAAAACTAGGTTTCACACGATACGAACAATATTTGCAGAAGTTCCATTTCTATGACAAAACGGGGATTGACTTGCCGAACGAAGCGTCTAGTAAAATCAATTATAGATATGAATATGACAAAGCATCGACAGCTTATGGTCAAGCATCAGCCATCACACCGATTCAACAAATCGAAGCAGCCACTGCGATAGCAAACGGCGGAACAATGATGAAGCCATATGTCATTGACCATATTACAGACCCGAACACAAACAAAACGATTTTGCAGCACGAACCAACAGCGGCAGGAAAACCGATTTCATCTGATACAGCGAAGCAAGTTCGTGACATTTTAGGTGAGGTTGTTTCCTCGAAAATTGGAACAGGTCAGCCTTATCAAATCAAAGGCTTCGACGTTGCTGGAAAAACAGGAACTGGACAAATTGGCGGTGCCGGCGGTTACCTCCAAGGAAGAAACGATTATGTCTTTTCATTTATGGGAATGGCGCCAAAAGATGATCCGAAGCTACTTGTTTATGTGGCTGTCCAGCAGCCGCAGCTGTCTGAAACAGAAACGGGGTCAGCTCCGGTTTCTCAAATCTTTAACCCTGTCATGAAAAATAGTTTGCTATATTTAAATATTGCACCAACAAAAACAGACGATAAGAAATCAGGCGAACAAAAAGTGAAACAAGAAACGATGCCTTCATTCCTGGATTTAGAAGTGAAGCAGGCAGAAACAGAAGTCAAAAATAAACACTTAACACCTGTTGTCATCGGCGACGGTCTGTCCATTAAACGCCAGTGGCCGAGTGCGGGCTCTGAATTCTCTGAAAGCCAGAAAGTCTTCTTGAAAACAGCAGGGAAAACCATTAAGATGCCTGATATGACAGGCTGGTCCAGAAGAGAAGTCCTTCAATATGCTTCGATTGCCGGTGTGCATATAGAAACAAATGGACAAGGCTATGCTGTGAAACAAAGTGTCAAAAGTGGAGCGGAGATTTCAGACAAAGTCGTCACTGTGACATTTAAAAGCCCAAATTAA
- a CDS encoding stage V sporulation protein D translates to MRVSSVTVRKRLLFVLLFGVIIFFIIDTRLGYVQFIMGEKLTSLAKDSWSRNLPFEPERGDILDRNGVELATNKSAPSILVVPRQIKDPAETSKKLAAVLNMSEEKAYKHVTKKTSIERISPEGRKVSHEKAKEVRELDLEGVYVAEDSIRHYPFGSFLSHVLGFAGIDNQGLLGLEAYYDDDLKGEKGSVKFYSDAKGQKMPDEADDYTPPKDGLDMKLTVDAKVQTIIERELDNAQAKYNPDGMIAIAMNPKNGEVLGMSSRPDFDPADYQSVDSKVFNRNLPVWSTYEPGSTFKIITLAAALEEKKVNLKRDSFFDSGSVAVDGARLRCWKKGGHGSQSFLEVVQNSCNPGFVELGDRLGKEKLFSYIKNFGFGQKTGIDLQGEGRGILFPLDRVGPVEQATTAFGQGVSVTPIQQVAAVAAAVNGGTLYTPYIAKEWIDPITKEVVKKQSPIAKKKVISAETSKEIRYALESVVAQGTGRNAFVEGYRVGGKTGTAQKVKDGKYMENNHIVSFIGFAPADDPSIVVYVAVDNPKGTIQFGGTVAAPIVGHIMRDSLPEMGVKKRKGQIEKKYQWLDTKTIEVPNLVGGSVSDLESLLINLKIDASGTGSKVVKQSPAAGTKVKEGSTIRLYLNDE, encoded by the coding sequence GTGCGAGTGTCGAGTGTAACAGTGAGAAAACGATTGCTTTTCGTGCTGCTGTTTGGGGTGATCATTTTTTTCATCATAGATACTAGATTAGGATATGTGCAGTTTATTATGGGTGAGAAGCTGACAAGCTTAGCAAAAGATTCATGGAGCCGAAATCTCCCATTCGAACCAGAACGAGGAGATATTTTGGACCGGAATGGGGTAGAGCTTGCGACGAACAAAAGTGCTCCATCTATTTTGGTCGTCCCTCGGCAAATTAAAGATCCCGCAGAAACAAGCAAGAAATTGGCAGCTGTGCTGAATATGTCTGAAGAAAAAGCGTACAAGCACGTCACGAAAAAAACATCAATTGAACGAATTTCTCCTGAGGGCAGAAAGGTATCACATGAAAAAGCAAAAGAAGTAAGAGAGCTTGATTTAGAAGGCGTGTATGTAGCAGAAGACAGCATCAGACATTATCCGTTTGGCAGCTTTCTTTCACATGTACTCGGCTTTGCTGGAATCGATAATCAAGGCTTACTTGGACTTGAAGCCTACTATGACGATGACCTAAAAGGCGAAAAAGGGTCTGTGAAGTTTTATTCTGATGCAAAAGGGCAGAAAATGCCAGATGAAGCAGACGATTATACACCGCCTAAAGATGGTCTTGATATGAAATTAACAGTCGATGCAAAAGTACAAACCATCATAGAACGGGAATTAGACAACGCGCAGGCAAAGTATAATCCAGATGGTATGATTGCGATTGCGATGAATCCGAAAAATGGTGAAGTGCTAGGAATGTCAAGCAGACCAGATTTTGATCCAGCTGACTATCAATCAGTTGACTCAAAAGTGTTTAACCGAAATCTTCCGGTGTGGAGCACATATGAGCCGGGTTCGACATTTAAAATTATTACACTTGCAGCAGCATTAGAAGAGAAGAAAGTGAATTTAAAACGCGATTCATTTTTTGACAGCGGATCTGTGGCAGTTGATGGTGCAAGACTCAGGTGCTGGAAAAAAGGCGGGCACGGATCACAGTCATTCTTGGAAGTAGTTCAAAATTCCTGTAACCCCGGCTTTGTAGAGCTAGGAGACCGTCTTGGTAAAGAAAAATTATTTTCTTATATCAAAAATTTCGGATTTGGCCAAAAAACCGGAATTGACCTTCAAGGAGAAGGACGGGGCATTTTGTTCCCGCTTGATCGTGTAGGTCCTGTAGAGCAGGCGACCACCGCCTTTGGTCAAGGTGTATCTGTTACGCCAATTCAGCAAGTAGCTGCAGTAGCAGCTGCAGTAAATGGCGGTACACTTTACACGCCTTATATTGCAAAAGAATGGATAGATCCAATCACAAAAGAGGTTGTGAAAAAGCAATCACCGATTGCCAAAAAGAAAGTGATTTCAGCAGAGACATCTAAAGAAATCAGGTATGCACTTGAAAGTGTAGTCGCTCAAGGAACTGGCCGAAATGCATTTGTTGAAGGGTATCGGGTTGGCGGAAAAACAGGAACAGCACAGAAGGTAAAGGACGGAAAGTATATGGAGAATAACCACATTGTGTCGTTTATCGGATTTGCGCCTGCAGATGACCCAAGTATCGTAGTCTATGTAGCTGTGGATAACCCAAAAGGCACCATTCAATTTGGTGGTACCGTTGCCGCACCAATTGTTGGTCATATTATGCGGGATAGCCTGCCTGAGATGGGTGTGAAAAAAAGAAAAGGCCAAATTGAAAAGAAGTATCAGTGGCTGGACACAAAAACCATTGAAGTACCGAATCTTGTAGGAGGATCTGTTTCAGATCTTGAATCCCTCTTGATCAACCTAAAGATCGATGCCTCAGGAACTGGCAGTAAAGTAGTGAAGCAATCACCTGCTGCTGGGACAAAGGTCAAAGAAGGCTCCACGATCAGATTATACTTAAACGATGAATAA
- a CDS encoding UDP-N-acetylmuramoyl-L-alanyl-D-glutamate--2,6-diaminopimelate ligase yields the protein MKLQELLTYFKSENNELINENPDITSIEMDSREVKKGSLFVCIKGYTVDGHDYAEKAVKSGATAIVAEHPLNITEVPVIIVKHSQRALARIADAFYEQPTHKLNLIGITGTNGKTSTTHMIEQMMRKAEKKTGLIGTMYMKVNDDILDVKNTTPESVTLQKTFKQMLDQDVDTAIMEVSSHALHLGRVHGCDYDIAVFTNLTQDHLDYHNTMEEYKHAKSLLFSQLGSAFHHNKPKHAILNADDEASSYFEKVTAAEVMTYALERKADVMAKNIQIMPKGTQFDLVTPIGTKKVTVALVGKFNVYNILAAVSVGIVSGLTFETIVSAIEELEGVKGRFELVNCDQDFPVIVDYAHTPDSLENVLTTCKELTEGKIFCVIGCGGDRDKTKRPQMAQIAVKYADEPVFTSDNPRSEDPSAILKDMENGVPDAYYHSFVNRKQAIFFAIANAKKGDTVLIAGKGHETYQIIDDQVYDFDDAKVAIDAILDLNKS from the coding sequence ATGAAATTACAAGAACTGCTTACATACTTTAAAAGTGAAAACAACGAATTGATAAACGAAAATCCTGATATCACTTCCATTGAAATGGATTCAAGAGAGGTGAAAAAGGGAAGCCTTTTTGTCTGTATAAAAGGCTATACAGTAGATGGACACGATTATGCTGAAAAAGCGGTGAAAAGTGGGGCTACTGCCATTGTAGCAGAACACCCTCTTAACATAACAGAGGTACCAGTCATTATTGTGAAACACTCTCAAAGAGCACTTGCAAGAATAGCTGATGCGTTTTATGAACAGCCCACTCATAAGCTGAATCTCATCGGGATCACAGGCACAAACGGAAAAACCTCAACAACACATATGATCGAACAAATGATGAGAAAAGCCGAGAAGAAAACAGGCTTAATCGGTACGATGTATATGAAGGTGAATGATGACATTCTCGACGTGAAAAACACCACACCTGAAAGTGTCACACTTCAAAAAACGTTTAAACAGATGCTTGATCAAGATGTAGACACAGCCATCATGGAAGTATCATCACATGCCCTCCATCTTGGCAGGGTGCATGGATGTGATTATGATATTGCTGTTTTCACAAATCTTACGCAGGACCATCTTGACTACCACAACACAATGGAAGAATATAAACATGCGAAAAGCTTGCTGTTTTCTCAGCTCGGAAGTGCCTTTCATCACAATAAACCGAAGCATGCGATTTTAAATGCAGATGATGAGGCTTCGAGTTATTTTGAAAAAGTTACAGCTGCTGAAGTCATGACATATGCCCTAGAGCGAAAAGCAGATGTCATGGCAAAAAATATTCAAATCATGCCGAAGGGAACTCAATTTGATTTGGTCACTCCAATCGGCACCAAGAAAGTGACGGTTGCCCTCGTCGGAAAGTTCAATGTGTATAATATCCTCGCAGCTGTATCAGTTGGGATCGTATCTGGCTTAACATTTGAGACGATCGTGAGTGCGATTGAAGAGCTGGAAGGAGTCAAGGGCAGATTTGAACTTGTAAACTGCGATCAAGACTTCCCTGTCATCGTCGATTACGCACATACACCTGATAGTTTAGAAAATGTCCTCACAACATGTAAAGAATTAACAGAGGGCAAAATTTTCTGCGTGATTGGCTGCGGCGGCGACCGTGATAAAACAAAGCGTCCTCAAATGGCTCAAATCGCTGTGAAATATGCAGATGAACCTGTATTTACATCAGACAACCCAAGAAGCGAAGATCCTTCAGCCATTTTAAAAGATATGGAAAACGGGGTACCAGACGCATATTATCATAGCTTTGTGAATCGAAAACAAGCGATCTTCTTTGCCATTGCCAATGCGAAAAAAGGCGATACAGTCTTAATAGCCGGTAAAGGCCATGAGACCTATCAAATTATTGACGATCAAGTCTATGACTTTGATGATGCAAAGGTTGCTATTGACGCTATTTTAGATCTAAACAAATCTTAA
- the mraY gene encoding phospho-N-acetylmuramoyl-pentapeptide-transferase, which yields MLEQVILFTIIMGFLISVLLSPIFIPFLRRLKFGQSIREEGPQSHQKKSGTPTMGGIMIIFSITITTIVMINKFSEISPEMFLLLFVTLGYGLLGFLDDYIKVAMKRNLGLTSKQKLIGQIVIAVIFYAVFHYYQFATTIRIPGTDVSFDLGWAYFILVVFMLVGGSNAVNLTDGLDGLLSGTAAIAFGAFAILAWNQSQYDVAIFSVAVAGAVLGFLVFNAHPAKVFMGDTGSLALGGAIVAIAILTKLEILLVIIGGVFVVETLSVILQVISFKTTGKRIFKMSPLHHHYELVGWSEWRVVVTFWTAGLLLAVLGIYIEVWL from the coding sequence ATGCTTGAACAGGTGATATTGTTTACAATCATAATGGGATTTTTAATCAGTGTTCTTTTATCCCCGATTTTTATACCGTTTTTAAGAAGACTAAAATTTGGTCAAAGTATTAGAGAAGAGGGCCCGCAGTCCCACCAAAAGAAATCTGGGACGCCGACAATGGGCGGCATCATGATTATCTTTTCTATCACTATTACAACAATTGTGATGATCAACAAATTTTCTGAGATTAGTCCAGAAATGTTTTTACTGTTATTTGTCACACTTGGTTACGGCCTATTAGGATTTTTAGATGATTATATTAAAGTAGCGATGAAACGAAATCTTGGATTAACATCGAAACAGAAATTAATCGGTCAAATTGTGATCGCTGTGATCTTTTATGCAGTTTTCCATTATTATCAGTTTGCAACGACGATTCGCATTCCAGGAACAGACGTCAGCTTTGATTTAGGATGGGCTTACTTTATCCTTGTTGTTTTCATGCTTGTCGGAGGTTCTAATGCCGTAAACTTAACAGATGGACTGGATGGCCTCTTATCTGGAACCGCTGCTATTGCTTTCGGAGCATTTGCTATACTGGCTTGGAATCAATCCCAGTATGATGTAGCGATCTTTTCAGTAGCTGTTGCAGGAGCCGTTCTTGGCTTCCTTGTGTTTAACGCACATCCTGCAAAAGTATTTATGGGTGATACAGGTTCTCTAGCATTAGGCGGAGCCATTGTAGCAATTGCGATTTTAACGAAGCTTGAAATTTTACTTGTCATTATTGGTGGAGTATTTGTTGTTGAGACGTTATCCGTTATTCTTCAAGTCATCTCCTTTAAAACAACCGGCAAAAGAATCTTTAAGATGAGTCCGCTTCATCACCACTATGAGTTAGTTGGCTGGTCAGAGTGGAGAGTAGTTGTCACCTTCTGGACAGCTGGTTTATTACTTGCTGTTTTAGGAATTTACATCGAGGTGTGGTTATAA
- the murD gene encoding UDP-N-acetylmuramoyl-L-alanine--D-glutamate ligase produces the protein MQMLKNEHVLVLGLAKSGYAAASILHEHGVNVTVNDQKQFEENEPAQLLSEKGIDVICGSHPLRIFEDKDITILIKNPGIPYENVMVQEALRRQIPVWTEIELAYHLTSSPFIGITGSNGKTTTTTLIYEMLKQDSQKTLVAGNIGTVASEVAANAAGDEWIVTELSSFQLMGTVEFRPKISLILNIFDAHLDYHHTRDEYEKAKQKVFAHQQEDDIAVINLDDPSVVKLAEGSKAKKVFFSVKEPVEHGAFIQHGAIYYMNEHIIDVKDVVLPGEHNQENILAAICVVKNAGCSNEAITRVLTTFGGVKHRLQFVDTIQSRKFYNDSKATNILATTKALSAFEQPTILLAGGLDRGNEFDELKPFMKHVKGIITFGETAPKFVKLGEELGIHHVKHVDNVEQAVPAAFNISEEEDVILLSPACASWDQHKTFEERGDMFVNAVHMLK, from the coding sequence ATGCAAATGTTAAAAAACGAACATGTACTAGTATTAGGTCTTGCTAAAAGCGGATATGCGGCAGCTTCAATTCTTCATGAACATGGAGTAAATGTGACGGTAAATGATCAAAAACAGTTTGAAGAAAATGAACCTGCTCAGCTACTTTCTGAAAAGGGGATTGATGTCATTTGTGGCAGTCATCCTCTTCGTATATTCGAAGATAAAGACATTACAATTTTAATTAAAAATCCAGGCATTCCATATGAAAATGTGATGGTTCAAGAAGCGCTTCGCCGCCAAATTCCAGTTTGGACGGAAATAGAATTAGCGTATCATTTAACCTCATCTCCTTTTATTGGGATTACTGGATCGAATGGAAAAACCACTACCACGACATTGATTTATGAAATGCTGAAACAAGACAGCCAAAAAACATTAGTGGCGGGTAATATTGGAACAGTTGCCAGTGAAGTCGCTGCAAATGCAGCTGGCGATGAGTGGATCGTAACAGAACTCTCTTCTTTTCAGTTAATGGGAACAGTTGAATTTAGACCTAAAATCAGCTTAATATTAAATATTTTTGATGCACATTTAGATTATCACCACACTCGTGATGAATATGAAAAAGCAAAGCAGAAAGTATTCGCACATCAACAAGAAGATGACATCGCTGTAATTAACCTAGATGATCCTTCCGTTGTAAAACTAGCAGAAGGTTCAAAAGCAAAAAAAGTGTTTTTCTCAGTGAAAGAGCCAGTAGAACATGGTGCGTTTATTCAACATGGTGCAATTTACTACATGAATGAACATATCATTGATGTAAAGGATGTTGTCCTTCCTGGTGAGCATAATCAAGAAAACATTCTGGCAGCTATTTGTGTTGTAAAAAATGCAGGCTGCTCAAATGAAGCGATCACACGCGTACTCACCACATTTGGTGGGGTGAAGCATCGTCTGCAATTTGTAGATACAATTCAGAGTCGGAAATTTTATAACGATAGCAAGGCGACCAATATACTGGCAACAACTAAAGCATTGTCAGCCTTCGAACAACCGACTATTTTATTAGCAGGTGGACTTGATCGAGGCAATGAATTTGATGAGTTGAAACCTTTTATGAAACATGTAAAAGGAATTATCACATTTGGTGAGACTGCACCTAAGTTTGTGAAGCTTGGTGAAGAGCTTGGAATACATCACGTAAAACATGTCGATAATGTTGAACAAGCAGTACCTGCGGCGTTTAACATATCTGAAGAAGAAGACGTGATTTTATTATCTCCGGCTTGTGCAAGCTGGGATCAACATAAAACATTTGAAGAACGTGGAGACATGTTTGTAAACGCCGTGCATATGCTTAAATAA
- the spoVE gene encoding stage V sporulation protein E, protein MTNKKTSPDFLLVVITLLLLTIGLIMVYSASAVWASYKFDDSFYFAKRQLLFAGIGVIAMFFIMRVDYWTWRTWSKILIAVCFLLLLLVLIPGIGMERNGSRSWIGVGAFSIQPSEFMKLAMIAFLAKFLSEKQKNITSFRKGFAPALGIVFSAFAIIMLQPDLGTGTVMVGTCIIMIFVSGARIAHFIFLGLIGLSGFAALVLSAPYRIKRITSYLNPWEDPLGSGFQIIQSLYAVGPGGLFGMGLGQSRQKFFYLPEPQTDFIFAILSEELGFIGGSLILLLFSVLLWRGIRIALGAPDLYGSFLAVGIISMVAIQVMINIAVVTGLIPVTGITLPFLSYGGSSLTLMLMAIGVLLNVSRYARY, encoded by the coding sequence TTGACGAATAAGAAAACTTCTCCGGATTTTTTGCTTGTTGTCATTACGTTACTTTTATTGACGATTGGTTTAATTATGGTGTACAGCGCTAGTGCAGTGTGGGCATCGTATAAATTTGATGATTCGTTTTATTTTGCAAAAAGACAGCTTTTGTTTGCCGGAATCGGAGTTATCGCAATGTTTTTCATTATGCGAGTCGATTATTGGACGTGGCGGACTTGGTCAAAGATATTGATTGCTGTTTGTTTTCTCCTTTTGCTGCTTGTACTTATTCCTGGTATCGGTATGGAGAGAAATGGATCAAGAAGCTGGATCGGTGTCGGTGCGTTTAGTATTCAGCCCTCTGAATTTATGAAGCTTGCGATGATTGCGTTTCTTGCAAAATTCTTATCTGAAAAGCAAAAAAATATCACATCCTTTCGAAAAGGTTTTGCCCCAGCTTTAGGCATTGTATTTTCTGCATTTGCCATCATCATGCTTCAACCGGATCTGGGAACAGGAACGGTGATGGTTGGAACCTGTATTATTATGATATTTGTTTCAGGTGCGAGAATTGCTCACTTTATATTTCTCGGTCTTATAGGGCTCAGCGGGTTTGCTGCACTTGTCTTATCAGCACCCTACCGAATAAAACGAATTACATCTTATTTAAATCCTTGGGAAGATCCACTAGGCAGTGGGTTTCAAATTATTCAGTCCTTATACGCTGTTGGTCCAGGTGGTCTGTTCGGAATGGGACTTGGTCAAAGTAGACAAAAATTCTTCTATTTACCTGAGCCCCAAACGGACTTCATCTTTGCGATATTGTCTGAAGAGCTTGGCTTTATAGGGGGATCACTCATTTTACTCCTCTTTAGTGTTCTATTATGGAGAGGCATACGAATAGCACTTGGAGCCCCAGACTTATATGGGAGTTTCCTAGCAGTTGGTATTATTTCAATGGTTGCCATTCAAGTAATGATTAACATCGCAGTTGTCACTGGACTTATTCCTGTGACAGGTATCACGCTCCCATTCCTTAGTTATGGCGGCTCATCATTGACATTAATGCTGATGGCGATTGGCGTACTTTTGAATGTCAGCAGGTACGCAAGATATTAG